The following are encoded in a window of Amycolatopsis lexingtonensis genomic DNA:
- a CDS encoding antibiotic biosynthesis monooxygenase family protein, whose amino-acid sequence MIARTWRGWAPAATADDYQRHYETEVAEHLRDVPGFRGARLLRRPDRHEVEFTSITFFTDLDAVRGFAGDSYEEAVLEDAARRALSRWDDHVSHAEVAVTL is encoded by the coding sequence ATGATCGCACGCACCTGGCGCGGCTGGGCGCCCGCCGCGACGGCTGACGACTACCAACGGCACTATGAGACCGAAGTGGCGGAGCACCTGCGTGACGTGCCCGGTTTCCGAGGCGCCCGGTTGCTGCGCCGCCCGGATCGCCATGAGGTCGAGTTCACCTCGATCACGTTCTTCACCGACCTCGACGCCGTGCGGGGCTTCGCCGGCGACAGCTACGAAGAAGCCGTCCTCGAGGATGCCGCACGGCGAGCGCTGAGCCGCTGGGACGATCACGTCAGCCACGCCGAGGTGGCGGTCACGCTCTGA
- a CDS encoding GH92 family glycosyl hydrolase — MRRPVTVALAAALFASALTTMSAAADLSPADFVDPLIGSAGDGNTYPGATAPFGMLSWSPTSTRGDQTSTGAANGYQYDTTRVRGFALTHVNGAGCNPGAAGDVPILPFAGDVTSSPTADTTDAVYASNFSHADESASPGRYRLGLANGVTTDVAATERTAIGTLAYPEGKPASLLFRTSNSLNGSEDAETHLDPANRQVTGSVLTGAFCGRRANGGVNNRKSYYRLYFTARFDQPFTGTGTWKDATLQPGGTDQTGGEGYATGKDRAGRGSGGYVTFAPGSKVTMRLAISYVSLDGAERNLRAEQPPKSTVDSVAGATKRAWNAELSRIGVGGGTAGQRIVFTTALYHSLQQPNLVSDVDGRYLGMDRQVHRVEPGQDAQYSNFSGWDQYRAQIQLLALLEPRVAGNFAQSLYNYAKQNDGVWDRWVHVNGATHVMTGDPSAATLATFYAMGVRNFDYRGAFDSLYKQATVPRPEGLQDGGCPGQCVGQRPNLTQYVTSHYAPNDVCHCWGGAAETLEDAIADSAIGHWAEQLGRTSEAAELRARGAYWRNVFNPETGYAQARNLDGSWVTPFDPASDRGFAQGSAAAYTWMVPQDVSGLADAMGGKTNAVSRLDGFFHDANGNWQLKGGGPLKYDPTNEPDIHAPWLYNELGQPAKTQETVRQLVNSVYTTGPAGLPGNDDLGTMSAWYVFAALGIYPRTPGTGELLLSSPLFASAVVRPAGGAPIRITTSGSGKYVADVRRGGRPQREWKLDASFLRTGGTLEFRLAETPTTWGR, encoded by the coding sequence ATGCGCCGTCCCGTCACGGTGGCACTGGCCGCCGCCTTGTTCGCCTCCGCGTTGACAACGATGTCGGCAGCCGCCGACCTGAGTCCCGCCGACTTCGTCGATCCGCTGATCGGCTCCGCTGGGGACGGCAACACCTACCCGGGCGCGACCGCGCCGTTCGGGATGCTCTCCTGGAGCCCGACCAGCACGCGCGGCGACCAGACGTCGACCGGCGCCGCCAACGGGTACCAGTACGACACCACCCGCGTCCGCGGTTTCGCGTTAACGCACGTTAACGGCGCCGGCTGCAACCCCGGTGCCGCCGGGGACGTGCCGATCCTGCCGTTCGCCGGCGACGTCACCTCCTCGCCGACCGCCGACACCACCGACGCGGTCTACGCGAGCAACTTCAGCCACGCCGACGAGAGCGCGTCGCCGGGACGGTACCGTCTCGGCCTGGCCAACGGCGTCACGACCGACGTCGCGGCGACCGAACGCACCGCGATCGGCACACTGGCCTACCCGGAGGGCAAGCCCGCCAGCCTGCTGTTCCGCACGTCGAACTCGCTCAACGGCAGCGAGGACGCCGAAACGCACCTCGACCCGGCGAACCGCCAGGTCACCGGGTCGGTGCTGACCGGCGCGTTCTGCGGGCGCCGCGCGAACGGCGGGGTCAACAACCGCAAGTCCTACTACCGCCTGTACTTCACCGCGCGGTTCGACCAGCCCTTCACCGGCACCGGGACGTGGAAGGATGCGACCCTCCAGCCCGGCGGCACGGACCAGACCGGCGGCGAAGGCTACGCGACGGGCAAGGACCGCGCGGGACGCGGCTCGGGCGGTTACGTCACCTTCGCGCCCGGCAGCAAGGTCACCATGCGGCTCGCGATCTCGTACGTCTCCCTCGACGGCGCCGAACGCAACCTGCGCGCCGAGCAGCCGCCGAAGTCCACCGTGGACAGCGTCGCCGGCGCGACGAAGCGGGCCTGGAACGCCGAACTGAGCCGGATCGGCGTCGGCGGCGGCACCGCGGGCCAGCGGATCGTCTTCACCACCGCGCTCTACCACAGCCTCCAGCAGCCCAACCTCGTCAGCGACGTCGACGGCCGGTACCTCGGGATGGACCGGCAGGTGCACCGCGTCGAACCGGGGCAGGACGCGCAGTACTCCAACTTCTCCGGCTGGGACCAGTACCGCGCCCAGATCCAGCTGCTGGCGCTGCTCGAACCGCGCGTCGCCGGGAACTTCGCGCAGTCGCTCTACAACTACGCGAAGCAGAACGACGGCGTCTGGGACCGCTGGGTGCACGTCAACGGCGCGACGCACGTGATGACCGGCGACCCGTCGGCGGCGACGCTCGCGACGTTCTACGCGATGGGTGTCCGCAACTTCGACTACCGCGGCGCGTTCGACTCCCTGTACAAGCAGGCGACCGTCCCGCGACCGGAAGGTCTGCAGGACGGCGGCTGTCCCGGACAGTGCGTCGGGCAGCGGCCGAACCTTACGCAGTACGTCACGTCGCACTACGCGCCGAACGACGTCTGCCACTGCTGGGGCGGCGCCGCCGAGACGCTCGAAGACGCGATCGCGGACTCTGCAATCGGACATTGGGCGGAACAGCTCGGGCGGACGAGCGAAGCCGCGGAGCTGCGCGCACGCGGCGCGTACTGGCGGAACGTCTTCAACCCGGAGACCGGCTACGCGCAGGCTCGCAATCTCGACGGCAGCTGGGTGACGCCGTTCGACCCGGCGAGCGACCGCGGGTTCGCGCAGGGGAGCGCGGCGGCCTACACGTGGATGGTCCCGCAGGACGTCTCCGGTCTCGCGGACGCGATGGGCGGCAAGACCAATGCGGTCTCCCGGCTCGACGGGTTCTTCCACGACGCGAACGGCAATTGGCAGCTGAAGGGCGGCGGGCCGCTCAAGTACGACCCGACGAACGAGCCCGACATCCACGCGCCGTGGCTGTACAACGAGCTCGGGCAGCCGGCGAAGACGCAGGAGACCGTCCGGCAGCTGGTGAACTCCGTCTACACGACCGGCCCGGCCGGCCTGCCCGGCAACGACGACCTCGGCACGATGTCCGCCTGGTACGTCTTCGCCGCGCTCGGGATCTACCCGCGCACGCCGGGAACGGGCGAGCTGCTGCTGTCGAGCCCGCTGTTCGCCTCCGCCGTCGTGCGGCCGGCGGGCGGGGCGCCGATCCGGATCACGACGTCCGGGAGCGGGAAGTACGTCGCCGACGTCCGGCGCGGCGGACGGCCGCAGCGGGAGTGGAAACTCGACGCGTCGTTCCTACGCACCGGCGGCACGCTCGAATTCCGCTTGGCCGAGACACCGACGACCTGGGGGCGCTGA
- a CDS encoding MFS transporter: protein MLVSRPERSGRAIVVVLASCGLVASFMQTLVVPLIPVFPRLLNASPADASWVVTVTLLAAAVITPVSGRLGDLYGKRRMILVSLALLIAGSVVSATTSALAFHIIGRGLQGCAMGVIPLGISIMRDELPPERVGGAISLMSATLGVGGAIGLPVAAIVAENADWHVLFWMAAGLGLFFALLIVKFVPESPLRTPAPFDYFGAFGLAAGLVCLLLPVVKGATWGWTSTPTLGFAAAAVVILLAWGTYQLRRRDPLVDLRVSARRPVLFTNLASIMVGFSMYAMALSFPQLLQASSSTGYGLGQTMVESGLSLAPNGLVMMLLSPVSARLITRFGPRPTLMTGALVIATGYVFAILLMGNALELITASVIIGAGVGIAYAAMPALIMGSVPVTETASANGLNSLMRSVGTAVSSAVMAAMLAQLTITVGGLPVPSLFGFRATFAVAALAALTGVLLAGLVPKTRTAPELVPA, encoded by the coding sequence GTGCTGGTGTCCCGTCCCGAGCGGTCCGGCCGCGCGATCGTCGTCGTGCTCGCTTCGTGCGGGCTCGTCGCGTCGTTCATGCAGACGCTGGTCGTGCCGCTGATCCCGGTCTTCCCGCGGCTGCTGAACGCCTCGCCGGCCGACGCGTCCTGGGTGGTCACGGTGACGCTGCTGGCCGCCGCCGTCATCACCCCGGTCAGCGGACGGCTCGGCGACCTCTACGGCAAGCGGCGGATGATCCTCGTCAGCCTCGCGCTGCTCATCGCCGGCTCGGTCGTGTCCGCGACGACGAGCGCGCTCGCGTTCCACATCATCGGGCGCGGGCTGCAGGGCTGCGCGATGGGCGTGATCCCGCTCGGCATCAGCATCATGCGCGACGAGCTCCCGCCCGAACGCGTCGGCGGCGCGATCTCGCTGATGAGCGCGACGCTCGGGGTCGGCGGCGCGATCGGGCTGCCGGTCGCGGCCATCGTCGCGGAGAACGCCGACTGGCACGTGCTGTTCTGGATGGCCGCCGGTCTCGGGCTCTTCTTCGCGCTGCTGATCGTCAAGTTCGTGCCGGAGTCGCCGCTGCGCACGCCCGCGCCGTTCGACTACTTCGGCGCCTTCGGGCTCGCCGCGGGCCTGGTCTGCCTGCTGCTGCCGGTGGTCAAGGGCGCCACGTGGGGCTGGACCAGCACGCCGACGCTGGGGTTCGCCGCGGCGGCCGTCGTCATCCTGCTGGCGTGGGGCACCTACCAGCTGCGCCGGCGCGACCCGCTGGTCGACCTGCGCGTGTCCGCGCGCCGCCCGGTGCTGTTCACGAACCTCGCGTCGATCATGGTCGGGTTCTCGATGTACGCCATGGCGTTGTCGTTCCCGCAGCTGCTGCAGGCGTCGTCGTCGACCGGGTACGGCCTGGGCCAGACGATGGTCGAGTCCGGACTGTCCCTGGCGCCGAACGGCCTCGTGATGATGCTGCTGTCGCCGGTTTCCGCGCGGCTCATCACCCGCTTCGGCCCGCGGCCGACGCTGATGACCGGCGCGCTGGTGATCGCCACCGGGTACGTCTTCGCGATCCTGCTGATGGGCAACGCCCTCGAGCTGATCACGGCGTCGGTGATCATCGGCGCCGGTGTCGGCATCGCGTACGCGGCGATGCCCGCACTGATCATGGGCTCGGTGCCGGTCACCGAAACGGCGTCGGCGAACGGCCTGAACTCCCTGATGCGCTCGGTCGGCACGGCGGTCTCCAGCGCGGTGATGGCGGCGATGCTGGCCCAGCTGACGATCACCGTCGGCGGGCTCCCGGTCCCGTCCCTGTTCGGCTTCCGGGCCACGTTCGCGGTGGCCGCGCTCGCCGCGCTGACCGGCGTGCTGCTCGCCGGGCTGGTGCCGAAGACGCGCACCGCGCCGGAGCTGGTCCCCGCCTAG
- a CDS encoding 3-hydroxyacyl-CoA dehydrogenase NAD-binding domain-containing protein, translating to MAESKTIRWEQDGDGIVTLTLDDPNQSANTMNADFRESLGVTVDRLEAEKDSITGVVITSAKKTFFAGGDLNDLIQAKPENAVELTEGSTLMKGQMRRIEQLGKPVVAAINGAALGGGLEIALATHHRIAADVKGSQIGLPEVTLGLLPGGGGVVRTVRLLGIQSALLNVLLQGQRHRPAKALELGLVHELVGTVEELVPAAKAWIKANPEGGVQPWDVKGYKIPGGTPSNPSFAANLPAFPANLRKQIKGANMPAPRAILAAAIEGAQVDFDTAITIETRYFIHLATGQVSKNMTKAFFFDLQTINSGGSRPDGFEKYTAKKVGVLGAGMMGAAIAYVSAKAGIDVVLKDVSQEAAEKGKGYAEKLEQKALSRGKTTQEKSDALLAKIKPTADPADFAGVDFVIEAVFESVELKHKVFGEIESIVNADAVLGSNTSTLPITTLAEGVQRTEDFIGIHFFSPVDKMPLVEIICGEKTSPATLAKVFDYTLQIKKTPIVVNDSRGFFTSRVIGTFINEAVAALGEGVEPASIEQAGSQAGYPAPPLQLMDELTLTLPRKIRKETREAIEAAGGTWKAHASEAVIDRMLDEYDRKGRSTGAGFYEYDAEGKRVGLWPGLRDAFKSGSTEVPFEDLKERMLFAEALETVKCFDEGVLTSVADANIGSIFGIGFPAWTGGVIQYINQYEGGLQGFVDRARELAARYGDHFEPPASLVEKAAKGEIYE from the coding sequence ATGGCCGAGAGCAAGACCATCCGCTGGGAACAGGACGGCGACGGCATCGTCACCCTGACCCTGGACGACCCGAACCAGTCGGCGAACACGATGAACGCCGACTTCCGCGAGTCGCTGGGTGTCACCGTCGACCGCCTGGAGGCCGAGAAGGACTCCATCACCGGCGTCGTCATCACGTCCGCCAAGAAGACGTTCTTCGCGGGCGGCGACCTGAACGACCTCATCCAGGCCAAGCCGGAGAACGCGGTCGAGCTGACCGAGGGCAGCACCCTGATGAAGGGGCAGATGCGCCGCATCGAGCAGCTCGGAAAGCCGGTCGTCGCGGCGATCAACGGAGCCGCGCTCGGCGGTGGCCTGGAGATCGCGCTGGCGACGCACCACCGCATCGCCGCCGACGTCAAGGGCAGCCAGATCGGCCTGCCCGAGGTGACGCTGGGCCTGCTGCCCGGCGGCGGTGGCGTCGTGCGCACCGTGCGCCTGCTCGGCATCCAGAGCGCGCTGCTGAACGTGCTCCTGCAGGGCCAGCGGCACCGCCCGGCCAAGGCGCTCGAGCTCGGCCTCGTGCACGAGCTCGTCGGCACGGTCGAGGAGCTCGTCCCCGCCGCGAAGGCGTGGATCAAGGCGAACCCCGAGGGCGGCGTCCAGCCGTGGGACGTCAAGGGCTACAAGATCCCGGGCGGCACGCCGTCCAACCCGAGCTTCGCGGCCAACCTGCCGGCGTTCCCGGCGAACCTGCGCAAGCAGATCAAGGGCGCGAACATGCCGGCGCCGCGGGCGATCCTGGCCGCCGCGATCGAGGGCGCGCAGGTCGACTTCGACACCGCGATCACGATCGAGACGCGCTACTTCATCCACCTCGCCACCGGCCAGGTCTCGAAGAACATGACGAAGGCGTTCTTCTTCGACCTGCAGACCATCAACTCGGGCGGCTCGCGCCCGGACGGTTTCGAGAAGTACACGGCCAAGAAGGTCGGCGTGCTCGGTGCCGGGATGATGGGCGCCGCGATCGCGTACGTCTCGGCGAAGGCCGGCATCGACGTCGTCCTCAAGGACGTCTCGCAGGAGGCGGCCGAGAAGGGCAAGGGCTACGCGGAGAAGCTGGAGCAGAAGGCCCTTTCGCGCGGCAAGACCACGCAGGAGAAGTCGGACGCGCTGCTGGCGAAGATCAAGCCGACCGCCGACCCGGCCGACTTCGCGGGGGTCGACTTCGTCATCGAGGCCGTGTTCGAGAGCGTCGAGCTGAAGCATAAGGTGTTCGGCGAGATCGAGAGCATCGTCAACGCCGACGCGGTCCTGGGCTCCAACACCTCGACGCTGCCGATCACCACCCTCGCCGAGGGCGTGCAGCGGACCGAGGACTTCATCGGGATCCACTTCTTCTCGCCGGTGGACAAGATGCCGCTGGTCGAGATCATCTGCGGCGAGAAGACGTCGCCGGCGACGCTGGCGAAGGTCTTCGACTACACGCTGCAGATCAAGAAGACCCCGATCGTCGTCAACGACAGCCGCGGCTTCTTCACCTCGCGTGTGATCGGCACGTTCATCAACGAGGCCGTCGCCGCGCTGGGCGAGGGCGTCGAGCCGGCGTCGATCGAGCAGGCGGGTTCGCAGGCGGGCTACCCGGCGCCGCCGCTGCAGCTGATGGACGAGCTGACGCTGACCTTACCGCGTAAGATCCGCAAGGAAACGCGCGAGGCGATCGAGGCCGCGGGCGGCACCTGGAAGGCGCACGCGTCCGAGGCGGTCATCGACCGGATGCTGGACGAGTACGACCGCAAGGGCCGCTCGACCGGCGCGGGCTTCTACGAGTACGACGCCGAGGGCAAGCGCGTCGGCCTGTGGCCGGGCCTGCGTGACGCGTTCAAGTCCGGCTCGACCGAGGTGCCGTTCGAGGACCTCAAGGAGCGGATGCTCTTCGCCGAGGCGCTCGAGACGGTGAAGTGCTTCGACGAAGGCGTGCTGACGTCGGTCGCGGACGCCAACATCGGCTCGATCTTCGGCATCGGCTTCCCGGCGTGGACCGGCGGTGTCATCCAGTACATCAACCAGTACGAGGGTGGCCTGCAGGGCTTCGTCGACCGGGCGCGTGAACTCGCGGCCCGGTACGGCGACCACTTCGAGCCGCCGGCCTCGCTGGTCGAGAAGGCCGCCAAGGGCGAGATCTACGAATAG
- a CDS encoding MMPL family transporter gives MDTITRSTGGSLAKLAGWAQRHRWLAVALWALVLIGVTLTSRLTGAAFHDDNSLPGTESQQVVDLLRNTAQSGTSAQIVFKSDSGLETQRAAIGHVLDDVRLQPHVRSVTGPFETLSADGRIGYATVTFDAASTDLPYDDIVRFADVVGHSPVEAALAGDPVERISGGGGPAEGVGLLAALVILVFLFRSLLAAGLPVITAVFAVGSTLGVITVVSHCVDIASYTSPLMMLVGFGVGVDYALLVFSRYRTEILNGLDREAAARRALDTAGRSVLFAGTTVIIALLGLLALGLGGLRGVALAVALTVLMTMLASVTLLPALLSLFGKRLERGIRRHAEKREHGRAWRRLADGVQRRPAAPLTIGLLLLIGLSIPALGMRLGFADASTDPAGSTTRKAYDLLAEGFGPGFTGPLAVVAEEGDAVALQHRLASTPGIARALPPAGRTVLAFPATSPQDAATAELVTRLRTEVLPSLPGHYLVGGQVAAATDFADAVAARLPLFVLVVVGLSALLLMVLFRSVLIPLKAALLNLLSIGASLGVMTLVFGDGWFGAQSGPIEAFVPVMIFAIVFGLSMDYEVFLVSRMHEEWRRTGDARLAVREGLAATGGVITAAGAIMVLVFGAFLLDPSRMLAQFGLGLAVAVLLDALVIRCLVVPAIMRLLGERAWWLPKWLDRRLPHFALEP, from the coding sequence ATGGACACCATCACTCGCTCCACCGGGGGAAGCCTGGCGAAGCTGGCGGGCTGGGCGCAGCGCCACCGGTGGCTCGCCGTCGCACTCTGGGCGCTGGTCCTCATCGGCGTCACGCTCACCTCGCGGCTTACCGGAGCCGCGTTCCACGACGACAACTCGCTGCCCGGAACCGAGTCCCAGCAGGTCGTCGACCTGCTGCGGAACACCGCGCAATCGGGCACGAGCGCGCAGATCGTGTTCAAGTCCGACAGCGGGCTCGAGACACAGCGCGCCGCAATCGGACATGTTCTGGACGATGTCCGATTGCAGCCGCACGTGCGGTCGGTGACCGGGCCGTTCGAGACGCTGTCGGCCGACGGCCGGATCGGCTACGCGACCGTCACCTTCGACGCGGCCTCGACCGACCTGCCTTACGACGACATCGTGCGGTTCGCCGACGTCGTCGGGCACAGTCCCGTCGAGGCCGCGCTCGCCGGGGATCCCGTCGAGCGCATCTCCGGAGGCGGCGGGCCCGCGGAAGGCGTCGGGCTGCTCGCCGCACTGGTCATCCTCGTGTTCCTGTTCCGCTCACTGCTCGCGGCCGGGCTGCCGGTCATCACCGCGGTCTTCGCCGTCGGCAGCACGCTCGGCGTCATCACGGTCGTCTCGCACTGCGTCGACATCGCGAGCTACACCTCGCCGCTGATGATGCTGGTCGGGTTCGGAGTGGGCGTCGACTACGCGCTGCTCGTCTTCTCTCGCTACCGCACGGAGATCCTGAACGGCCTCGACCGCGAAGCAGCGGCGAGGCGCGCGCTCGACACCGCCGGCCGCTCGGTGCTGTTCGCCGGGACGACGGTGATCATCGCGCTCCTCGGCCTGCTCGCGCTCGGGCTCGGCGGGCTGCGCGGCGTCGCGCTGGCGGTCGCGCTGACCGTCCTGATGACGATGCTCGCGTCGGTGACGCTGCTCCCGGCGCTGCTTTCGCTGTTCGGGAAGCGGCTCGAACGCGGGATCCGGCGGCACGCGGAGAAGCGCGAGCACGGACGGGCGTGGCGCCGGCTCGCGGACGGCGTCCAGCGACGGCCCGCGGCACCGCTGACGATCGGCCTGCTCCTCCTCATCGGACTGTCGATCCCGGCGCTGGGCATGCGGCTCGGGTTCGCCGACGCGAGCACCGACCCGGCCGGGTCGACTACGCGCAAGGCGTACGACCTGCTGGCGGAGGGCTTCGGCCCGGGCTTCACCGGCCCGCTCGCGGTCGTCGCCGAAGAAGGCGACGCCGTCGCGTTGCAGCACCGGCTGGCGTCGACGCCGGGGATCGCCCGAGCGCTACCCCCGGCGGGCCGGACCGTCCTCGCCTTCCCGGCGACGTCACCGCAGGACGCGGCGACCGCCGAGCTGGTGACGCGGCTGCGGACCGAGGTCCTGCCGTCGCTTCCGGGCCACTACCTGGTCGGCGGGCAGGTCGCGGCCGCGACGGACTTCGCGGACGCCGTCGCCGCTCGGCTGCCGCTGTTCGTGCTGGTCGTCGTCGGGTTGTCCGCGCTGCTGCTGATGGTCCTGTTCCGGTCGGTGCTCATCCCGCTCAAGGCGGCGCTGCTGAACCTGCTGAGCATCGGCGCTTCGCTCGGCGTCATGACACTGGTGTTCGGCGACGGCTGGTTCGGCGCGCAGTCCGGCCCGATCGAGGCCTTCGTGCCGGTGATGATCTTCGCGATCGTGTTCGGGCTGTCCATGGACTACGAGGTGTTCCTGGTGTCGCGGATGCACGAGGAGTGGCGGCGCACCGGCGACGCACGGCTCGCGGTGCGCGAAGGGCTCGCCGCGACCGGCGGGGTGATCACCGCGGCCGGCGCGATCATGGTGCTGGTGTTCGGCGCGTTCCTGCTCGACCCGTCGCGGATGCTGGCGCAGTTCGGTCTCGGCCTCGCGGTCGCGGTGCTGCTGGACGCGCTGGTGATCCGCTGCCTGGTCGTGCCGGCGATCATGCGGTTGCTCGGCGAGCGGGCCTGGTGGCTGCCGAAGTGGCTGGACCGGCGGCTCCCGCACTTCGCGCTCGAGCCTTAG
- a CDS encoding response regulator has protein sequence MIRVLLVDDQRLVRAGFRSILDGEDDITVVAEAADGREALQAAHDHRPDVVLMDIRMPVLDGLAATRHLLEDPAVHSKVVILTTFDFDEDVYGALRAGASGFLVKDTEPAELIHAVRVVARGDALLAPSITRRLISEFASRGTRPAPSPALDRLTDREREVLSLVAAGLSNDEIARELTLSPATAKTHVSRIMTKTGARDRAQLVVLAYESGAVTPRWVNP, from the coding sequence ATGATCCGGGTCCTGCTCGTCGACGACCAGCGGCTGGTGCGGGCCGGCTTCCGGTCCATTTTGGACGGTGAGGACGACATCACCGTCGTGGCCGAAGCCGCGGACGGCCGCGAGGCGCTGCAGGCCGCGCACGACCACCGCCCGGACGTCGTGCTGATGGACATCCGCATGCCGGTGCTCGACGGCCTGGCCGCGACACGGCACCTCCTCGAAGACCCCGCCGTACACAGTAAGGTCGTCATTCTTACGACGTTCGACTTCGACGAAGACGTCTACGGCGCCCTGCGCGCGGGCGCGAGCGGGTTCCTGGTCAAGGACACCGAGCCCGCGGAGCTGATCCACGCGGTGCGCGTGGTCGCCCGCGGCGACGCGCTGCTGGCGCCGTCGATCACCCGGCGGCTGATCTCGGAGTTCGCCTCGCGCGGCACCCGCCCGGCACCGTCCCCGGCGCTGGACCGGCTCACCGACCGCGAACGCGAGGTGCTGTCCCTGGTCGCGGCGGGCCTGTCGAACGACGAAATCGCGCGCGAGCTCACGCTCAGCCCGGCGACGGCGAAGACCCACGTCAGCCGCATCATGACCAAGACCGGCGCGCGCGACCGGGCGCAGCTCGTCGTGCTCGCCTACGAGTCCGGCGCCGTGACGCCGCGCTGGGTGAATCCCTGA
- a CDS encoding DUF3761 domain-containing protein yields the protein MSKKLGLILAAGLLVAGCGAGAVPPRDTGKIGVLDAPTSTYQTPATSVPVTTEAPVTTSEAAPVATVPTTPQAAAPKPKTAPRTTTQAAPKPAECGADYYRNSDGNCVHRPSDNPSGATALCKDGTYSYSQHRSGTCSGHGGVRTWL from the coding sequence GTGAGCAAGAAACTGGGGTTGATACTGGCGGCCGGCCTGCTGGTCGCGGGCTGTGGCGCCGGCGCGGTGCCGCCGAGGGACACGGGGAAGATCGGGGTCCTCGACGCTCCGACGTCGACGTACCAGACGCCGGCGACCTCGGTCCCGGTCACGACCGAAGCGCCGGTGACCACTTCCGAAGCGGCCCCCGTCGCGACCGTGCCGACCACCCCGCAAGCGGCCGCGCCCAAGCCCAAGACCGCGCCGAGAACCACCACGCAGGCCGCGCCGAAGCCCGCCGAGTGCGGCGCCGACTACTACCGGAACTCCGACGGCAACTGCGTCCACCGGCCCAGCGACAACCCGTCCGGCGCGACGGCGCTCTGCAAAGACGGGACCTACAGCTACAGCCAGCACCGCTCCGGGACCTGCTCCGGACACGGCGGCGTCCGCACCTGGCTGTGA
- a CDS encoding sensor histidine kinase — MSWLRRYAAELAVTVAVLVGSLFAVLNDGAKPAHHAVIGWVLTVLCCAALFFRRTYPLSVAGLTLVSCALYYPLTDPDGLVLLAFAYALFNAAAAGRIRGAALLVVAAMAGVAVGEISSRTGRHVDNFAFFLMTGWFVALVAGGAVAHYRSEAERTKEAEARARATDERLRIARELHDVLGHHLALINVQAGAALHRRDPAQAEEALGAIKDASKTALQELRATLGMLRTARPALDRVAELAESVGASGLTVRTEIDGVARDLPPDVEHAAFRVVQEALTNVAKHAGAKTVVVRLGYHADELSVQVDDDGRGGDAPAGNGIRGMAERARALGGEVTAAPREGGGYRVRARLPVR, encoded by the coding sequence ATGTCCTGGTTGCGGCGCTACGCGGCCGAGCTCGCGGTCACCGTCGCCGTGCTCGTCGGCTCGCTCTTCGCCGTCCTCAACGACGGTGCCAAGCCCGCGCACCACGCCGTGATCGGGTGGGTGCTCACCGTTCTCTGCTGTGCCGCGCTGTTCTTCCGCCGGACGTACCCATTGAGTGTCGCCGGGTTAACGCTCGTTAGCTGCGCCCTCTACTACCCGCTGACCGACCCGGACGGGCTAGTCCTCCTCGCCTTCGCGTACGCGCTCTTCAACGCCGCCGCGGCCGGGCGGATCCGCGGAGCCGCGCTGCTCGTCGTCGCCGCGATGGCCGGCGTCGCCGTCGGGGAAATCAGCTCGCGGACCGGGCGGCACGTCGACAACTTTGCGTTCTTCCTCATGACCGGCTGGTTCGTCGCGCTGGTCGCGGGCGGTGCCGTCGCGCACTACCGGTCCGAGGCCGAGCGGACCAAGGAGGCCGAAGCCCGGGCGCGGGCCACCGACGAGCGGCTCCGGATCGCGCGCGAGCTGCACGACGTCCTGGGTCACCACCTCGCGCTGATCAACGTCCAGGCCGGCGCCGCGCTGCACCGGCGGGACCCCGCGCAGGCCGAAGAGGCCCTCGGAGCCATCAAAGACGCCAGCAAGACCGCACTCCAGGAGTTGCGCGCGACGCTCGGCATGCTCCGGACCGCCCGCCCCGCGCTGGACCGGGTCGCGGAGCTGGCCGAGTCGGTCGGGGCGTCCGGGCTGACCGTGCGCACCGAGATCGACGGCGTCGCCCGGGACCTGCCGCCGGACGTCGAGCACGCCGCGTTCCGCGTGGTGCAGGAGGCGCTGACCAACGTCGCCAAACACGCCGGCGCGAAGACCGTCGTCGTGCGGCTCGGGTACCACGCCGACGAGCTGTCCGTGCAGGTCGACGACGACGGCCGCGGCGGGGACGCGCCGGCGGGCAACGGGATCCGCGGAATGGCCGAACGCGCCCGGGCCTTGGGCGGCGAGGTGACCGCCGCGCCGCGCGAAGGCGGCGGTTACCGGGTGCGCGCGCGGCTGCCGGTGCGATGA